A window of the Eschrichtius robustus isolate mEscRob2 chromosome 5, mEscRob2.pri, whole genome shotgun sequence genome harbors these coding sequences:
- the SLC19A3 gene encoding thiamine transporter 2, with translation MSCFQTSASHSWIYPTVILCLFGFFSMMRPSEPFLMLYLSGPDKNLTSEEITNEIFPVWTYSYLVLLLPVFILTDYVRYKPVIVLQGISFIITWLLLLFGQGVKTMQVVEFFYGMVSATEVAYYAYIYSMVSPEHYQKVSGYCRSATLVAYTVASVLAQLLVSLANLSYFYLNVLSLASVSMAFLFSLFLPMPKKSMFFHAKPSKEAPPKPAGKDAVLEEPQKDHEPAGQVFTVSGNPYDGQWSSPKPENVALRVFVQWLQDLKECYSSKHLFYWSLWWAFSTAGFNQVLNYVQVLWDYKAPGQSSVIYNGAVEAIATFGGALAAFAVGFVKVNWDLLGELALAIFSVVNAGSLFLMHYTTNIWVCYAGYLLFKTGYMLLITIAVFQIAVNLSVERYALVFGINTFIALVIQTIITVIVVDQGGLGLPISIQFLVYGSYFAVIASIFLMRSIFIIYSTKCRKTVQSSATSQNPYGPHPEEPENN, from the exons ATGAGTTGTTTCCAAACTTCAGCGAGCCATTCCTGGATTTATCCCACGGTGATCCTCTGCCTGTTTGGATTTTTCTCCATGATGAGACCCTCAGAACCCTTCCTTATGCTGTATTTATCTGGACCAGATAAAAACCTGACCAGTGAAGAG ATCACAAATGAGATCTTCCCCGTGTGGACATACTCATATCTGGTGCTGCTTCTCCCGGTGTTTATCCTCACCGATTACGTCCGCTACAAGCCAGTCATCGTCCTACAAGGGATTAGCTTCATCATTACCTGGCTGCTGCTGTTGTTTGGCCAAGGAGTGAAGACCATGCAGGTTGTAGAGTTCTTCTATGGGATGGTCTCCGCCACCGAGGTGGCCTACTATGCCTACATTTACAGCATGGTCAGCCCAGAGCACTATCAGAAAGTGAGCGGCTACTGCAGGAGTGCCACGCTGGTGGCCTACACGGTGGCCTCAGTGCTGGCCCAACTCTTGGTATCCCTGGCCAACCTATCATACTTTTACCTCAACGTCCTATCCTTGGCCTCTGTTTCCATGGCCTTCCTTTTCTCACTTTTCCTACCAATGCCTAAGAAGAGCATGTTTTTTCATGCAAAACCCAGCAAAGAAGCTCCTCCAAAGCCAGCAGGAAAGGATGCTGTCTTAGAGGAACCTCAAAAGGATCACGAACCGGCTGGACAAGTATTCACTGTTTCAGGGAACCCATATGATGGCCAGTGGAGCAGCCCAAAGCCGGAAAATGTAGCTTTGAGAGTTTTTGTGCAGTGGTTACAAGATTTGAAGGAGTGCTACTCCTCAAAACATCTTTTTTACTGGTCCCTATGGTGGGCTTTTTCCACAGCAGGTTTTAACCAGGTTTTGAACTATGTTCAAGTCCTGTGGGATTACAAGGCCCCAGGCCAGAGTTCTGTAATATATAATGGAGCAGTAGAAGCTATTGCAACCTTTGGAG GGGCCCTGGCTGCCTTTGCAGTGGGTTTTGTGAAAGTCAACTGGGATCTTCTGGGAGAGCTGGCTCTGGCCATCTTCTCGGTTGTCAATGCAGGCTCTCTATTTCTCATGCATTACACGACCAACATATGGGTATGCTATGCTGGCTATTTGTTATTCAAGACCGGCTATATGCTTCTTATCACCATAGCAGT GTTTCAGATCGCAGTTAATCTGAGTGTGGAACGCTATGCCCTGGTGTTTGGAATCAACACCTTCATTGCCCTGGTGATTCAGACCATTATAACCGTGATCGTAGTAGATCAGGGAGGATTGGGGCTGCCAATCAGCATTCAG TTTTTAGTTTATGGGAGTTATTTTGCAGTCATTGCTAGCATTTTCCTAATGAGAAGCATATTCATTATCTACTCAACCAAATGCCGAAAGACAGTGCAGAGCTCTGCTACAAGTCAGAATCCATATGGGCCACACCCAGAAGAGCCAGAGAACAACTAA